The genomic stretch GTGGATTGTAATAactgatttctttttaatgttaacacagtactgtatatatactatagccacacacaaatctctgtACATTAAGTTCACTACTATAGCAGAAACATGTAATAGCCTTCAACTTTTTATACTATttagcccccctgtctgtgatctcagccaccctaaaactataagtataagttttactttcataaataagaaaataaaaatcacgtTAAAATGCAtaacatgtcgtcgatgggaaagaaaattatttatcagttatttatcgatttttttacttttcttttacgcgcgtgcgttgtagtctttcaaaagtgcgtctgcTTTATtcgaacggagaagcacaggcacgcgcagcgtgcacgcgcagtcagagcttaATAGATTTGCTAAACCTGCGCAAATTTCCGTAAAATCTTTCGACCTCACACCTTCTAGCACCCCTAcggctccattgttctcctgcttttgttgtgcaaacgcccCTATCACCtctgaggcctggctcatttgcatttgttcactcagatccaaggcaggccaaacgtCTGTGTGACATGGAATCCTTCAcagcctatctatacaaaatagtctgttttatttaaaaaaaagttgtgtgctaaggtttgtcattagtacatgtcatatttatataacccttgtgcagacctggggtctatttgactcatctgaaaagtttaatgtgtcataacttgggtttccttccacatatttgcctgaaatttaccaggattgttccaaattatcaactttgcaagtaaaattaatttggtctatttttgttgaactatgtgttggtaaaataaatactttcctccgAAAGTCCTCCCAAGTCAATTTGACCcaccacatttagtggggcaacaGGTCCCactaaacatacatacaaacacaaaaatgcacacataaaatgtccactaacacatgcacccaaaacacacgctcccacaccacacacacacatacacacaaattagGTGAGTGAAGTTATtgtccatggcttttgacatgttcgtacacatacagaatcatttcattggccatcaattataacaccaaaaatGAATTTTGAGATGGAACAAGAAGCCAACATGCCTCCACGGAAGATGAAAAACTTCAGAAAGCCTGccatatttatacaaaagacacacattcacaatatATGgatacacattcattcattcattttctaccgctttatctgagcttctcgggtcacgaggagcctgtgcctatctcaggcgtcatcgggcatcaagggaGGATagaccctggaaggagtgccaacccatcgcagggcacacacactctcattcacccactacggacaattttccagagatgccaattaacctaccatgcatgtctttggactgggggaggaaacccccgaggcacggggagaacatgcaaactccgcacacacaaggcggaggcgggaatcgaaccccgaccctggaggtgtgaggcgaacgtgctacccactaagccaccgtgccccctatggATACAcaagtctgttttatttgaaagtGTTTCACACTTTACAGCGTTTGCAGACCCAGTGTCCATTGTCCCTGCATTTGGCACAGGTGAATTTTTCACATGTTGCACAGGTAAACCTGCTGCGATTCCTGTTGCAGCTCTCTTGCACCTGGAACTGCATTGTCTGTACCTTCCCTGGCACAGCAACTGCAGAAGCTTCAGCAGCCTGCCTCTGTGCCAATACAGTATCTCCTTGTGCTGCATGAATCGGCAACAAAGTTCCTTAGCAAGAAGCCTCAGAAACAATCTTCTTTTGCCTGTCCACCCTCTACATGCCTTGTACAAAATGTAGGCATTCACCGCCGCCAAGTCCAGCAGATTGTAAAAAACTGCTACTGGCCACCTGAGTGTTGCTGCTCTTACAGAATACATCCGCGCTATTTGGTCCAACACATctacatgagagagagagagagagagagagagagagagagagagagagagagagagagagagagagagagagagaaaagtataTGTGCTTTTGTCTATAAGCCTGTATAGTACACATCAGAAAACATTGTAGCACTggtgtaaaattatatatacattcacATACCTTCATGTGGTTATAGTCTGTTATCGTGTTGGGTTTCCTCTTTCTGCCGTCACCGATCATCACGTCTTGGTGCGTggaactcagaacacacacagtcttgttTTTTTCGGTGCATAAATTGTCAAGGAGACACTGCCACTTCTAAGCACTGAAGTGGAGAATACCTCTCGATGTGCACTGTCTTTTGCAAGTGGTGGGAGCTCACGACAGACTTTATTCACCGTGCCCAGTAGCATTGTTTTGCACTGCAGCAGTCTGTTCGCCAGTGACTTTGAAGTAAAGATATTGTCTGTCGTGACATTTCTGCTATCATTCAAAAATGGCTCCATCAGTTATCAATTTTCTCTACGCTCTCTGCCAGCCTCTCTTCCTTCTGACGACTGGGGtcctttcccaagtaaggagatgcattgcagacatatttggtctccaaatccgtggacatccagaacttgatcccaaatttgtctggcttggttgcgatatactgtgtgaatggacaacgAACCTTGGTAGGGAACAGttgttcatctatggtcatgtgttctcctggagtgaaactctcagcacagttcttggTGAAGCGTGTCCAGATGTCGGAGAtcgcagcaaatttgtctgttttcATCCGTTCTGCCCACCTGTCCTTGTCATCAAATCGAAGGTGTTGCATAATTGAAAGGAATCTATCTCGGGGGATTGTCTCTTTGATTACTGGCACCAGAAAGCTTTCTGACCAGCAATCCACAATGGCACCAATGGGACACATGATTGCTCTTACaaaaagaatttaaatgaaTGCCATCAGTTCGTGAATTGTCAAATTCCAGTCTGGCTCTGTTCTACGGGCTTGATGGACCGCGCACTCCCTGATGGTCTGCAGCATTCCCACGTCTAACGGGCAAAGGAAGCTTTGGAGCACGCTTGTAATTTTATGCTGTCGGAAGAGAAATAGAGAATGGTAAATTTACATGAACCTCACTCTAAATGGGTTTATATAAATACCATATGTACTAtagcaatgacaaaccttagaaGACTCTGTgggtccagcttgcgcagtgaagcacgagcgatttgctactgcactggtCATTCCAATGTtctcctctacccacacagtgccgtcttttgCCATCTGGttcagacagggcttcccaaTACCATGGTGCATCTTCCGGGGCATTTATCTATaccgttaatcggcggaaaaccgtaaagatggcaaccaaaaggcagtgaaatttcactattcttattaccagagatgatagaacaaacaaaatattaatgcaaacaatccattcaatgctaaatacaaataacatttattaatttggtctttgtcttgtgaatattttttttatcaatgactgcattcattggacacactgtgcgtagagaatgcacacatacatcatgaataaaaattttgttgtctacttttgccattttaaataataccataactatGTAgtcatgtaatatataatataaaactcttcttgttttaaattctcacttaGGGCTAAAACgcttaaagatgaaatcctagatcTGCCCCTGGTCCTGACCAATGGAATTAAAGACATCTCTTTCAACTGACATCACAGCCAGGTGATGGAGCCTGTTTTGACCCATTGTTCCCCTGAGTCAGGTGTGGAGGCGACGTAGTGCACTGCATGACCGTTCACAGCTGCAACTACTCACATTTATAAAATACCTTCTATaaccgtctttgcgtctttctgccgattaacgttatagataaatgcctccagctctgactgcgcgtgcacgctgcgcgtacctgtgcttctccgctCTTGGATGAAACTGATAAATCATTTTCTtacccatcgacgacatgtcctgcattttaacgtaatttttagggcccgagcaccgtaTGGTGCGAagcctattgtttttgctcgggtttgtttgtttgtttgtctgtctgtctgtctgtctgtctatctatctatctatctatctatcctttttttttttgcacacattggccaattggggtcccttaacatgcacttgctaaattgcgaagggatttttgatatctcgaacggtgctgccatggcgagacGATTAatttatggcgaattcagagaaacaaagtgtcttctatctaaggcaaaaaatgtcttattgtgatgacacgcggtgtctATGTttggccaaggattccgatcgcattgatgtgcttattgtgagtcccgagtatagcgccaccaacaggccccaggaagtgtgtcagtcacaaaggtggattttttgacaGCTGCATGCGGTAAAcctttaaatactcctcctaggggaTTCATGCAATTGAGACCAGACTTGGCCACCATGACGCAGAGGTATTGGAAATTCGAAATTGCGAACGGATTTTTGATGTCTCAAACACTGTTgtcatggcatcgtgtcaaattttacttttatttcaggcatatttaaggcttttggcgtgcttagattttgaaatttgacacatacatcacatttgtcagctgtaaagtgtggacaaaaaggtcagacaaaggtgtgtctcttaagtggctcactagcgcccccgtttgtTTAAactgtggggtttcatttacctacagtccccaaatgggtcagtaacaacataaaatagtccactgatatttacccacttgatgcacttgcccactgtgcattgttttctgggaggcaccgtatagcgataaaaaaaagcccctgatttataataattatttcacttttaaaatgctttacagATAAATTCACAGCCAATGTACAGAGATTTTTGGGTGATGTCTTCACAACCACTGGTTTTTAACTGCAGCACCGTTATTATATTTAGCAGGTAATCTGGACTGAGTGTTGGAGAGTCCACAGTTTCCCTGAAGGGACTTTGACTGGAAAAAGACAGCAGCTCCATTTTCTCACTTCCTTCTTTGAAGCCTTATCCAGTTGATACTTCCACAAGCTCCATCCTTAACGtcatctcacagctccagggtccccaGTTTATCTGTCCCTCTTTGCGTCCAGCATAGATGTGTCCttctttaatgaataaaattgaaTGCAATAATGGCCAAACTGCTATGGTATAAATATGCTGCTTTGGTCAGGTAGTTATCCCACATTACTCCACACaattcattgattattttcccataacagcatACCCCCATATGTATTATTCCTTGTGCTGCTAAATAGCATTCCAGCCCATACAACACTTCTAACGTCAACtaaagtaaatgtgtgtaatgcCAAAATGTACCAGGTAGTAGTTTACTAGGTAAACATATGTAGTAGCTAcacattaaatgtataatttgtcATCATATTATACAGTGGGTGTTTTAATTGTATCTAAGCATCTAGTAAACTGACAGTCACTATTGAATAGTCAGGTTATTTTGTATTAGAAATGTGTCTAGACACAGGGTTATGGCTTCAGTGTTTTTACTAAGTATTCAGAACAATGTAGTGTATGAGGGCAGTGCATTTCACATGGAAATGAACAATACACCGTTACATTTCAGGACTTGTTAGCTCTTAAATGTGGATTTTAACACAGAAGAAATaccaaacaaattaaaactttATGCTAATGCATACAATGAAGGCTTCAAAAAGTGCCTTACAGCACAAGGTACACAAAAGTACATGCAGTGTTTCACTGTTACCTAAAAGATCGAAGGACATTTCTTACAAAAAGTAATAGTACTTGTTTTTCTGGGCCTTTTTCTGAATTTAGTAAAACGTGAAACTGTCGGTGAAATTTTATTGCCTGTTATTGGTCCACACTGCAGTAAATTCAGCAATGTTCCAGCAATTCTAGTTCTGTTAATTTTTAAATACTATGAGTAATAGTATTTAATACTTAGTATAAATTTACTAAGAGTAAATTTAACCCTGGTGGTCTGTCCCTGAGGGCTCActagaaaaatacatttaagatAAATTACAAATTTcgtacaaataataaaatctcgCTGTGATTTTTCATAGTTTCAAGAAATCTTTTTGCTGCTAGCACTTCCTGAATTCTGCTGACGAGTGATGAAGTCCACGATGAGATGAGCAGCTTTCCGAGGACGCTCCATCACCACAGAATGGCCACAGTTGTCTAACAGATCGACTTGGGATCCGGGCAGAGTATCAGCCAAAACAGACGCACCGGATACATCGAGCACCTGCACAAAGTATAACCACACTGTCAGATGATAACAAGATACCATAACAAAACACAAGCGTACAAGAATGATGTGGCATGGgtacaaaagtttacacaccccacATATTTTCAATGgggaaatttttatttttattatatttgtgtgttttttacaaTTTATCTACAAACCAAAAAGTTCAACTATATATAGTGTGAAGAAACCGatcaaacacaataaaaaaaaatttcttagGAAAAACATGTTCTTGTCTGGCTTCAAGACGCTCACAAGgtaagatgtacagtatattctatACAGACAAGTTCATAAATATTTAACCATAATATGCTGATATAGTAGATACAGTATAGTAATAGATATAGTATGTGAAATCAAATAATGGGTTTAAAGAGAGGACCTTCAGATTTGATTAAAGGGTATTAACACTCAGGTTAGCAGAGAAAAATCTAAAGTTGGTTGCAGATTTTGCTTTTGCATTGCGTTAAAAATAAGACTGTAATTTATAATGATGTTTGTCTGTCCAGTTACTTTTGGTCCTTTAGAAATAGTCAACTCAATTCGATTGCTTTAAGGTGTTTTTCTGATGTACGTGACGTGACCTTGTGATCTAATCTGACCTGATCTTGCTTCCCCCAAATGACTTGAAGTGGTGTTGAAATGAGGTGCATGTTATCATGCAGGCAGTGTCTCGATTTTTCGTCTACTAGCTCCATGAACACTGAAACCAAAAGAGATGAATATTGTAGGCATGTCAGCTTAAAGCAGGCACACAGCAAAATGTTAAGAGAATGGAACTGACCTTCACGGTAGAAGTTGTTGTGTGGAATACGGACTTTCACCAACCCCTGAAGGATCTGTTtaaaattcataataataataataattaaatacaaataaagccaCAAGGATGCAATTTTTCAaactgatttatatttattaatttacaaaAATGACGATATAAAAAATGGCTGCACCAAATAGGACACCGTTGGGCCGGTGctatcattttaaatattaaatgttttgcaAATTTTCCAACTTAGACACATCCGTATCACAAtccttattttaataatttactatataataataataataataataataataataataaaaataatattaataataataataataataataataataataataataataataataataataaaatatttatctaaCACTTGCAAAaagtatttacatatttattaacatttacaaaataataaataataagtaaattaacatttacaaagtaaaaaaaaaaaataattaaactctaaataaaatctttctGGGCAATGATACAGAActatacaaaaacatttgtccCATATGCATGGTAAAGGTTGTAATTTGCACCGCAAAAGTTATTTCTAACAagtgttttaaattaaaatgatcttCTGGACTGTAACAGAATTAAAGCTTTTTAAATGGGCAAAGTCTCTGCTATTCCACTAGGGGGCAAAATAGAGCAATACAACATAAATTCATATGATGCTGTGAACACGTCTGTATCACTCTGTAGTTGTTTAACCGTGTACACAAATGTTTTGTCTTATTTGGTAAACATTTTGCAAACTCATCAGTGACTAatttattgataaataaataaataaataaataaataaataaataaataaataaataaatgactcgAGGTATAATGCCATTTCAAGGGGAATGAATATTTCTGTGAGTCAGTGTTTATATAGCAAAAACCTTATtttaaaacttaatttaaaataaaaaatgtaaacatttgtagTCTCTTTGTGTGTTAAATGGTGTTTTAGATTTTATGCAGATAAATGAAAAGATTTAAGAGGTATTTGTAATCAGTGGACTAAACTGCATAAAGCTTTAAAGGGGAATTCCTAAAGCAAGCTGTAGGACTAAAAGGTGTTTACCTGATGAGGGATCTTAAAGCGCACAAAAGAACACAGTTTCAGCATGTTCTCCATCTCCTCTGGAGTTGAGGGGATGAGAGGGATGCTTTGGACATCCGTGCTGTTCTCCAGGTCTCTCAGATGTCTAAGGAATTCACTCTCCTTGGGGTATTTCAGACCTACATGACAAAAAGATGCAGATTTCTGTGGTCTTACAATTATCTTGTAATAATTCAATCACATTATTCTAATGCTTCCTCTCTGTATCTTCCTAAAAAATCTGGACTGGCATCAGCTCAAATTTGACATCTCAGCAAATTCAACACATTATttactgattttgttttttcttctacaCCTGAATAACGTACTGTTTATCCCAGAGTatgttcccttttgagtctggttcctcttcaggcttcttcctcatgtcattgAGGAACATACTATACATAAGACGTTCCTCGTCattctttcctctttcctctgacttgttcattagggatccaagtcacattactgtacatccagattgctgtaaagctgctttgtgataatgcatattgttcaaaataaaactgaGCCAAATGTTGACTTACACGACATAGATGTTCTTACAACACGCTGCCATCGTAAATCTGTGCTTTACATAGTCAGAATATAAGTACGAGGGTCTGCGTCAGTGTCGGGTGATACTAACCTGCAGGACAGATCAGTGTGAGACTGGACAGATCAGAGGGATAGCGAGCAGCATAAACTCCTGCTACACAACCACCCATGGATGTTCCCACCAGGTGAAAGGGCTTCTTATTCAGCTGAACACTTTCTACAAACTGCAGAGAAAGCAAAGTGTAAAAACTGCAAGCAAACCGTAATAAAGCTGATGCTGCAAGCAGATGCAGCTAGAATTAAAGGTCAGGCTTAAAAGCTCTGCGATGTGAAACATTCGCCGTCTTAATATTCAAAGAACAGAAGAATCTACCATAGATTTAAATCCGCTAATTGAAGTTCCTCTTCCTCATAAGCATTCTTACTCAgtgtgaaaagagagagacatcagAGTTGGTGTGTcacacaaggacacagacacagtgatgAAAAAAATTTTAGGCACATGATTTTGGAAAGGCATGTTAGTGTGActaagtggggggggggggggggggcccaaccctggaggtgtgaggtgaacgtgctaaccactaagccaccgtgccccctaataTGGAACATTCTAGTAAAAAAACTATTACACACTTATCTGGACCAATTAAGTACAGTAGTACAACTAAGAGCGCCTTATAATGGACTCATGAGGTCCCGTCTCTGATCTGCTGccggcataaaaaaaaaaaacactaaagaccaatgaataaataaatgagagtgGATTTTAACAAGGATAAAACTAGCTGCCAATTCGATGTAATTAAATAGAGATTAAATGTagtactgaaaaataaaagcttttttctgTAGTCTATTATCTGAAACAACAAACTAGGAGTGTATAAAGATATTCAGGAATAATACTAAACAATACCTGATGAACTCTTTTGACCTGGCCCTCAATGGAGTAGTCCACAGCGCTAGTGCGTGTCGTGCCCTCGTGGCCAGGCATGTCAACACACACCAGATGCACGTTGGTTGGGAAGAACTGgaagttttaaaaatgtgtcttttttcattatttatgatttatcATTATCTACATActatacagtactgtaaatgACAAACAGCCTTGGACTATTTAATGATATAAACAGGATGAGATGAAGCGCATACCTTCACCACACCCAGCCACATGTCTTTATGAGCAGAAAAGCCATGAAGCATGAGTATAGATGGCCGACTCCCAGGCTTCCCCCGGTGTGTGTAACAGAAGCGATATCCATCATGCTCTGCATAATCCACCTGCAGCCCCAGTCTCCTCCTCCAATACCTGTCAAATAagaacaaaacaacatttttgttAAGCCAAATGTGGGCGTTTCctcataaaatacagaaaagatcctagtaaagaaaaaagttattcataaagcattttaacccttaaaagagctcctaaggtaaaaaaaagtcttaggAGTAGTTAAGAGGCTTAAGATTGTCTTCATCAAGAGGAGAAAAcggctgaaaggtgaagagggcgAAGAAACGTattgtgtacaatatttaataatgatagtgagttaataagatgatacagattagatcgtgtagggattatttttgggACCaatcatataataaataacatctcagacacaaCGCATAAATGCCATAGTGACAGATATTATATAAGTTGGCTCAATGACATTTCTTCTTACATTTACtacatttgtaacatacagatgttagcgcATCTCTAATATAATCGGTCACGAACGTCCGATTACCACTGATTGTAATGTTCACATGTCAACATACAGTACTTTTGACCATGTAATGTATATACTGGACATCACAGCAGCAGAGCTCGGTGACTCCCAGCTCTACAATCCTAAGGTCCAATCCTAAAACATGTTGAATATTCCCtgatgtgtatttgtttgttt from Tachysurus fulvidraco isolate hzauxx_2018 chromosome 2, HZAU_PFXX_2.0, whole genome shotgun sequence encodes the following:
- the abhd6a gene encoding monoacylglycerol lipase ABHD6; the encoded protein is MDLDVMNMFVIAGGTLAIPILAFVASFLLWPAALIKIYYWYWRRRLGLQVDYAEHDGYRFCYTHRGKPGSRPSILMLHGFSAHKDMWLGVVKFFPTNVHLVCVDMPGHEGTTRTSAVDYSIEGQVKRVHQFVESVQLNKKPFHLVGTSMGGCVAGVYAARYPSDLSSLTLICPAGLKYPKESEFLRHLRDLENSTDVQSIPLIPSTPEEMENMLKLCSFVRFKIPHQILQGLVKVRIPHNNFYREVFMELVDEKSRHCLHDNMHLISTPLQVIWGKQDQVLDVSGASVLADTLPGSQVDLLDNCGHSVVMERPRKAAHLIVDFITRQQNSGSASSKKIS